A single genomic interval of Rosistilla ulvae harbors:
- a CDS encoding CCA tRNA nucleotidyltransferase, which yields MTDSDQPLDPRERFARSVVQKLTDAGHIAYFAGGCVRDRILGLRPKDFDVATDATPDRIRELFGRRRTLAIGAAFGVVSVLGRKGAGEDPIEVATFRSDGDYSDGRRPDSVVFSSPEHDAQRRDFTINGLFYDPIAGRVIDFVDGRSDLQAGVLRAIGDPDARICEDKLRMLRAVRMATVFGFEIESATRDALHRHAAEIDVVSNERVGAEMRRLLAAAAAFDGLATLRETRISDVVFPQLAEIWEAEIPQTDLPAEIPFPAATGAVLLSKLLGARRECDFVSGLIVCLLAIQWTGGDEGDALRRIADLWRLSNEETARAAFALKSLPTVLQADRQPWSIVQPVLAGRYAGDAVTLAETVTLALDLPGEAVAVARQRLGWEPNRLDPPALLSGNTLQKLGLTPGPGFREILQDVRARQLDGLLNDAEAAAQYVSATYL from the coding sequence GTGACCGACTCCGACCAGCCGCTCGACCCTCGCGAACGCTTCGCCCGCAGCGTCGTGCAAAAACTAACCGATGCCGGCCACATCGCCTACTTCGCCGGCGGCTGTGTCCGCGACCGGATCCTCGGTCTGCGGCCCAAGGATTTTGACGTCGCCACCGACGCCACGCCCGATCGAATTCGCGAACTCTTCGGTCGACGGCGAACGCTGGCGATCGGGGCCGCCTTTGGAGTGGTCAGTGTATTGGGTCGCAAAGGTGCCGGGGAAGACCCGATCGAAGTCGCGACGTTCCGCAGCGATGGCGATTACAGCGACGGCCGTCGCCCCGATTCGGTGGTATTCAGTTCTCCCGAACACGATGCCCAACGACGCGACTTTACGATCAACGGGCTGTTCTACGATCCGATCGCCGGCCGCGTGATCGATTTCGTCGACGGACGCAGCGATCTCCAGGCGGGTGTGTTGCGGGCGATCGGCGATCCCGACGCGCGGATCTGCGAAGACAAGTTGCGGATGCTGCGAGCCGTCCGGATGGCGACGGTATTCGGATTTGAGATCGAATCGGCAACCCGCGACGCGCTCCATCGTCATGCCGCCGAAATCGATGTCGTCAGCAACGAACGGGTCGGCGCCGAGATGCGGCGACTGTTAGCCGCAGCCGCTGCTTTCGATGGACTCGCGACGCTCCGCGAGACACGGATCAGCGACGTCGTCTTTCCCCAGTTGGCTGAAATCTGGGAGGCGGAGATTCCTCAAACTGATCTGCCAGCGGAGATCCCCTTCCCCGCAGCGACCGGCGCCGTGCTGCTGTCGAAACTATTGGGGGCGCGGCGCGAGTGTGACTTCGTCTCGGGGCTGATCGTTTGCCTGTTGGCGATCCAGTGGACCGGCGGTGATGAGGGCGATGCGCTCCGTCGAATCGCCGACTTGTGGCGATTGTCGAACGAAGAGACGGCGCGGGCTGCGTTTGCCTTAAAAAGTTTGCCGACGGTGCTGCAGGCCGATCGCCAGCCTTGGTCGATCGTGCAACCGGTCCTCGCGGGACGCTACGCTGGCGATGCCGTCACGCTGGCTGAAACCGTCACCCTCGCGTTGGATCTGCCGGGCGAAGCCGTTGCCGTCGCGCGACAGCGACTCGGATGGGAACCCAATCGGCTCGATCCCCCAGCGCTGCTCAGCGGCAACACGCTGCAGAAACTGGGACTCACCCCGGGCCCAGGATTTCGCGAGATCCTGCAAGACGTGCGGGCTCGGCAATTGGACGGTCTGTTGAACGATGCCGAAGCGGCGGCTCAATACGTGAGCGCTACCTATTTATGA
- a CDS encoding tetratricopeptide repeat protein: protein MLQFLLALTLLQPVHPIGQWEGEGYRALRAGNFARVAEIAKIIDDQHPASFSAAMARGSLLLRAGMAKESLIAFDEAAKLQPAQIPYMWQRGIAQYYAGEFAAGRRQFVVHREVNAHDVENAVWHYMCVARVEGVDAARREYLPAPGDSRVPLQEVYDLFAGTGTIQTVTDAIDAIPAQSRGAASAQFYGWLYLGMYEDAQGNLAEARKWLEKAVALKRTHYMADVANVHLQQVVARIEKPAEK from the coding sequence ATGCTTCAGTTTCTTCTTGCTCTAACGCTACTTCAGCCGGTCCATCCGATTGGCCAGTGGGAGGGCGAAGGCTACCGAGCCCTTCGCGCCGGAAATTTCGCTCGCGTCGCGGAAATCGCAAAAATTATCGACGATCAGCACCCCGCATCCTTCTCCGCGGCGATGGCCAGAGGCAGTCTGTTGCTTCGAGCGGGGATGGCTAAAGAGTCGCTGATCGCGTTCGATGAAGCTGCCAAGCTCCAGCCAGCCCAGATTCCTTACATGTGGCAACGTGGGATCGCTCAATATTATGCCGGCGAGTTCGCTGCCGGACGTAGACAGTTTGTCGTTCATCGCGAGGTGAATGCCCACGATGTCGAAAACGCGGTCTGGCATTACATGTGTGTCGCTCGCGTCGAAGGTGTCGACGCCGCTCGCCGCGAATATTTGCCTGCACCGGGAGATTCGCGTGTTCCACTGCAAGAGGTTTACGACCTGTTCGCCGGAACAGGGACGATCCAAACCGTGACCGACGCGATCGATGCGATTCCCGCTCAGTCTCGCGGCGCCGCGTCAGCTCAGTTCTACGGCTGGCTGTACCTGGGAATGTACGAAGATGCTCAAGGCAATCTGGCCGAGGCGCGGAAGTGGTTGGAAAAAGCTGTCGCTTTAAAGCGGACTCACTACATGGCCGACGTCGCCAACGTCCACCTGCAACAGGTTGTCGCTCGGATCGAGAAGCCGGCGGAGAAATAG
- a CDS encoding FxsA family protein codes for MFLKLLLAFTIIPLVELAMLIQLSKATSLLVTVGIVIFTGIVGSMLARWQGALAWQRFRQALAEGRMPAPEVQDGLLIFFAAGMLLTPGLLTDAMGFLLLIPQTRLLARHYLATRIGSRFQIQTFGFGENAQPTQSDPNTIDAAAASVRSDERTSG; via the coding sequence GATCATCCCGCTCGTCGAATTGGCGATGCTGATTCAACTGTCCAAGGCGACCAGCCTGCTGGTGACCGTCGGGATCGTGATATTCACCGGGATCGTCGGATCGATGCTCGCCCGTTGGCAGGGGGCGCTCGCCTGGCAACGCTTTCGCCAGGCGCTGGCTGAGGGACGCATGCCCGCTCCCGAAGTCCAGGACGGACTGCTGATCTTCTTTGCCGCCGGGATGCTGCTGACTCCCGGGCTGCTGACCGATGCGATGGGTTTTCTGTTGCTGATCCCGCAGACGCGGTTATTGGCTCGTCACTACCTGGCCACTCGGATCGGCAGTCGCTTTCAAATTCAAACCTTCGGGTTCGGCGAAAACGCTCAGCCAACGCAGTCGGATCCCAACACGATCGATGCCGCCGCCGCATCGGTCCGCAGCGACGAGCGGACCAGCGGCTGA